In the genome of Terriglobales bacterium, one region contains:
- the bfr gene encoding bacterioferritin: MKGDPKVIAVLGEVLKAELTAINQYFLHAEMCHNWRYEKLYHFIRKESIDEMKHAEQLMERILYLDSTPNMSAYFKINVGKTVPEQFKNDLQLEYEAVKRLNDGIKTCDAHGDGGSRELLEHILTDEEGHIDWLEAQLHAIDEMGVENYLAQQLHNDEE, translated from the coding sequence GTGAAAGGCGATCCCAAGGTCATTGCGGTGCTGGGCGAAGTGCTGAAGGCGGAACTGACCGCCATCAACCAGTATTTCCTGCACGCCGAGATGTGCCACAACTGGCGCTACGAGAAGCTCTACCACTTCATCCGCAAGGAATCCATCGACGAGATGAAGCACGCCGAGCAGCTCATGGAGCGCATCCTGTATCTCGACTCCACGCCCAACATGAGCGCGTACTTCAAGATCAACGTCGGCAAGACCGTGCCGGAACAGTTCAAGAACGACCTGCAACTGGAATACGAGGCGGTGAAGCGGCTGAACGACGGCATCAAGACCTGCGACGCCCACGGCGACGGCGGCTCGCGTGAGCTGCTGGAGCACATCCTGACCGATGAAGAAGGGCACATCGACTGGCTCGAGGCTCAGCTCCACGCCATCGACGAGATGGGTGTCGAGAACTACCTCGCCCAGCAGCTCCACAACGACGAAGAGTGA
- a CDS encoding xanthine dehydrogenase family protein subunit M — protein sequence MIPAPFDYEAPRTLGEALAMLASRPDAKLLAGGHSLLPAMKLRLASAGTLIDLGRISGLSYIRHTGDGFAIGAMTRHAEIAGSDLLHALCPLLAQAASEIGDVQVRNAGTLGGSLAAAHPAADYPAAVLALDGEMVAMSQHGDRVIAARDFFTGMFTTALKPDEILTEIRLRSTAGSGSAYKKFRHPASGFAVVGVAANVRMMSGKIMSAAVGITGVGERAYRATAVENALRGKPASAIAAASERAADGVAALADNFASAEYRQHLARVFTRRALEEAAARAG from the coding sequence ATGATTCCGGCACCGTTCGACTACGAGGCTCCGCGCACGCTGGGCGAAGCCTTGGCCATGCTGGCTTCGCGTCCGGACGCCAAGCTGCTCGCCGGCGGACACAGCTTGCTGCCGGCCATGAAGCTGCGGCTGGCGAGCGCGGGAACGCTGATCGACCTGGGACGAATCAGCGGCTTGAGCTACATCCGGCACACCGGCGACGGCTTCGCCATCGGCGCTATGACCCGCCACGCCGAAATCGCCGGTTCCGACCTGTTGCACGCGCTGTGTCCCCTGCTGGCGCAGGCCGCTTCGGAAATCGGCGACGTGCAGGTGCGCAACGCCGGCACCCTCGGCGGCTCGCTGGCTGCGGCGCATCCGGCCGCCGACTATCCCGCTGCGGTGCTGGCGCTGGACGGCGAGATGGTCGCCATGAGCCAGCACGGCGACCGCGTCATCGCGGCGCGCGATTTCTTCACCGGCATGTTCACTACGGCGCTGAAACCGGACGAGATCCTGACCGAGATCCGCCTGCGCTCCACGGCGGGTTCCGGCTCCGCCTACAAGAAGTTCCGGCATCCTGCTTCCGGCTTCGCCGTGGTCGGCGTGGCGGCGAACGTGCGGATGATGAGCGGGAAGATCATGTCGGCGGCTGTGGGCATCACCGGGGTGGGCGAGCGCGCCTACCGGGCCACGGCGGTGGAGAACGCGCTGCGCGGCAAGCCGGCCTCAGCCATCGCCGCCGCCAGCGAGCGCGCCGCCGACGGCGTCGCGGCGCTCGCGGACAACTTCGCATCGGCGGAGTACCGCCAGCACCTGGCGCGGGTCTTCACCCGACGCGCCCTGGAGGAAGCTGCGGCGCGCGCGGGCTAG
- a CDS encoding VTT domain-containing protein, which translates to MTELETFLSTYGLWALFFAAAVEGDLSLMLAGMLVHLGIWRAGPALAVGAGGGLAGDLFYFWLGHGTARRWLTTAHGQRVLPRIERAAQRYGTWSLFFARYIYGARVAIMFFWGMRRLPYHRFLALDAVNCVVWALVLGSIGYGFTGSLEWITGELKRADTWLLLGIAVFAAALGMRHYMAEFLRPHNSPSDNGR; encoded by the coding sequence ATGACCGAACTGGAAACATTCCTGAGCACCTACGGCCTGTGGGCGCTGTTTTTTGCGGCGGCCGTGGAGGGCGACCTCAGCCTGATGCTGGCGGGCATGCTGGTGCACTTGGGCATTTGGCGCGCCGGACCGGCCCTGGCCGTGGGGGCGGGCGGAGGCCTGGCCGGCGACCTTTTCTACTTCTGGCTGGGGCACGGCACTGCCCGCCGCTGGCTCACCACCGCCCACGGACAGCGCGTGCTGCCGCGCATCGAGCGGGCCGCCCAACGCTACGGCACCTGGTCGCTGTTTTTCGCGCGTTACATCTACGGCGCGCGGGTCGCCATCATGTTCTTCTGGGGGATGCGTCGGCTTCCCTACCACCGCTTTCTCGCGCTCGACGCCGTGAACTGCGTGGTGTGGGCGCTGGTACTGGGCAGCATCGGCTACGGCTTCACGGGCAGCCTGGAGTGGATCACCGGAGAACTGAAGCGCGCCGACACCTGGTTGTTGCTCGGAATCGCCGTTTTTGCCGCGGCGCTCGGCATGCGCCACTACATGGCGGAGTTTCTACGCCCGCACAACTCACCCTCGGACAACGGCCGCTAG